From the genome of Candidatus Defluviilinea proxima:
CCTATGGCTATTTTGCAACCTATAACATTGTGGGTGGTGTGACGTGGGTTTTGACCTTTACGTTGCTCGGTTATTTCTTCGGGAACCTTGAGTTCGTACAGAAGAATTTTGAATTGGTGATCGTCGCCATCATCCTCATCTCCGTTGTGCCGATGGGTATTGAGTGGTGGAAGGCACGCCGCGAATCAAAAGCTGGATAAACACGAATAGAGACGCCTCAACGGCGTCTCATTTTTTTATGATGAAGTGGATCGCGATTCTTTTTGGATTTTTTATCATTACCATCATTGTCCTTGCGGATAATGATATGCTAGGTATTCTTGGAGTCATCAACAGGATTCCCTATGGTGATAAAGCGGGACATTTCATTCTGTACGGGGTCCTGACCTTTTTGATTGACCTTCCCCTCTTCGGCACGCTTCAACACTTAAGCCGACGGTTGATCGTGCTACGAGTGGCCTTGATCCTTGGCCTCCTCATTGGCATCGAAGAATTCTCACAACAATTTTTCCCCAGCCGTACCTTTGACTTGGTCGATCTGACGTTCAGTTATCTGGGCGTGGGCTTCTTTTCGTGGTTGGCGTT
Proteins encoded in this window:
- the vanZ gene encoding VanZ family protein, which gives rise to MMKWIAILFGFFIITIIVLADNDMLGILGVINRIPYGDKAGHFILYGVLTFLIDLPLFGTLQHLSRRLIVLRVALILGLLIGIEEFSQQFFPSRTFDLVDLTFSYLGVGFFSWLALRIKL